The DNA sequence GTAAATTAGTAAAACAATGCCAATGTTAATGCACACATCAGCCATATTAAACACGGGGAAATTAATCAAGCGAAAATCGAGAAAATCCACCACATAACCAAATAAGAAGCGATCGACCCCATTACCTAAAGCACCTGCTAAAATGAAACCATAGGCAAATTGTTCGATTTTACTCAACTTTTCTTGCCAAGCAAATATCATTAAACCTAAACTAACAATTAAAGAAAGCCATTTTAGCCAACCAACTCCTCCTTGAAAAAAGCTAAAAGCCGCCCCCGTATTCTGCACATAAGTAAAATGAAAAACTCCTTGCCATAGAGGCATTGTGTCGCCAATTTCAGAAAAGGAAATAACAACTAAATATTTAGTAATTTGGTCAATAATTAAAGCTATAATTGCGACTATCCAAAAGATTGGATTTTTTTTCATGATTAATTTTTTTATAATAAATAAATTTTAAGGTCAAGGGGCAAACCCCCCTTCATTCCCAGGGCTGATCCATTCTAAAATTTTCTGGTTAAGGCAGGGAATGGGGAATAGGCAATGGGCAATAGTTTTTGAAAGTGTTTAATTAACTTCTCCCTAATACCCCAACATCCTAACACCTGAAACCTATATTTATCTGATATTCTTAAACTCCTTTTAATTATTTAACTATCGCACCGAAATCGGCTAAAACACGGCTATAATTGCGCAATAAACCAAGTAAATTTAATCGATTAGTTTTTATTCTCTCATCTTCTGCCATGACTAAAACGCTGTTTTCCCCATCAAAAAAGTTACTAATAATGGGGTTAATTTCTAATAAGCCATCAATTAATAATTGATAGTTACTTTCTCTTTTTGCTTCTTGACTGATGGGAGCTAATTTTTGTAAGGCTTGGTATAAATCTTGTTCAGAATTAGATTCAAAATATTCAGGATTGATTACTTGATTTATTTCTAATTCATTGGTTTTTAAACTTCCTTTAACTGCTAATTTTGTGGAACGATTTACAGTTTCATAAATTTGAGAGAGTAAACCATTATTTCTAATTTCTTGGAGGAATAGCGCCCTATTTCTAATGTCTAATAAGTTAGTCAATGCCCTTGTTATATATTCTGAATCATTATCCCCTAAAACTGAATTTACTAAATCATAATCAATATTTAATTCGTCTTGTAAAAGGGTATGTATTCTTTGAGTAAAAAACTCTTGAATGGCATTTAAGGGAGATTTTTTGTCGGGATGAGAGGTGACAAAATCTTCACAGGCTTGGGTTAACAATTCTTTTAAATTAATCTCAAGATTTCCGTGCCATGTAATGTTAATGATAGCATTAGCCGATCTTCTTAGAGCAAAAGGATCACTTGAACCCGTTGGCATCATCCCTAATCCAATTATACCCACAATGGTATCGATGCGATCGCCTATTCCCACAATTTGACCATTAAGAGTTTCTGGCATTATATCTCCTGCGTTGCGGGGCAGATAATGTTCAAAAATTCCCTTGGCAACGGTTGGGGATTCACCGCTTTTAAGGGCGTATTTTTCTCCCATAATTCCCTGTAACTCTGGAAATTCATACACCATTTGGGTAACTAAATCGGCTTTACATAATGATGCAGTGCTTTCTACTTCGGATTTTTGTAACTCATTTAACCCCAATTGCTCACTAATTTGTTGACAAATGCCAATAATACGATTAACTTTATCGTGCATTGTGCCTAAGTCTTCTTGGAAGGTTACGTTTTCTAACTCCGGTAAATAGGTTTCTAAATGTTCATCACAATCTGCTTGGTAGAAAAATTGAGCGTCTGCTAATCTTGCCCTAATTACTTTAGCATTTCCTGTGGCAATAATATCAGATTTTGTGGGATCTCCATTAGAAATAGTGATAAAATATGGCATTAATTCCCCTTTTTCGTCTTTAATGGGAAAATAACGCTGATGAGTAACCATTACGGTGGTAATTACTTCTGAAGGTAATTGTAAAAACTCGGCTTCAAATTTGCCTAATACAGGGGTGGGATATTCCACTAAATTAGTAACCTCTGTGAGTAAATCAGGATAAATTTCGGCTTTACCTTTAACTAAAGTGGCTAAATGCTTAATTTCTTCTTCTATCTTCTTATATCTAGTTTTAACATCCACTAAAACCGAGGCTTTTTCTAAAGTAGCAACATAGTCTTGAGCGGAATTAATGACAACAGTTGCAGGATGTAATACACGATGACCAGTAGAGATGCGATCGCATCTTAAAACATTAGTACCAAGATTTAATTCAAGGGGCAAAATCTCACTATCCCACAAAGCAACTAAATGACGAATAGGGCGAGGAAAACGCAATTCATCATCAGCCCACCGCATAAATCTTCTACCTTCTAAGCCTGTAATCCACTGAGGCACTAACCTTTGTAAAATATCTTTGGTTGCCTCTCCCATAATTTTCTTTTGAATAAAAATAAATTCTCCCTTCTCTGTTTCTCTTATCTGAAAATCCTCGATAGAAACCCCTTGTTTACGGGCAAAACCTTCCGCCGCAGGAGTGGCTTTTCCATCCTTGAATGCCGCCGTTACAGGAGGCCCTTTTATTTCTTCCTCTCTATCTGGTTGTTTTTCTGCTAATCCTTCTATTAACACCGCTAAACGGCGAGGAGTGCCATAAATTTTTATCTCTGTAGGCTCTAAAAACTCGCTTTTTAAATTATCTTTAATTTTACTATCCCATTGTGCGATCGCACTATCAACGAAGTCTGCGGGTAATTCTTCAGTCCCAATTTCTAAGAGGAAATTTGCCATATTCTCTGTTTAATAATAACTTTATTTATATCTTCATCTCATTATCGGTTATTGTCGATGGATAAATCAACGATTAAGAGAATCAAGCCTAAAGAAGTCTAAAAATAAACTGTATCGAAAAATGAATATTGACTAGAATTTAATTATTTTATAAATTTCTATCAAAACAAATTAATGAAATATTTTTTTTTGACTGCGGGATGGACTTATAATCGTATTTGGGAAAGAAGTGGGCTTTGGAATGAAATGGTTTGGCGACGACAACCCCATATAAAATCCTTGCCCATTGGTATCATTGAAAATGATCAAACTCTTTGGCTGTATGAAGTAGAAGACACTATTATAATGGTGGAAGTAAGTCCTTTATCTGACAATGTCAAGTTCGATAAAAATATTGGTCAAGTAGTTTTAAAAAGATTAATCGATTCTGATCAAGTGCTTGATACTCTAATTAAAGCGCAAAAAGTAGTTAAGCCATTCTAAATATTCCTACAACTTCTGATACAATAACTTTGTTAGACGAAAGTAACAGTATATTTTTAACACCTGCTTTGATGATACCAAAGGATTAACTAAGTTAAACAATGTCCATTAATGTTAATAATTTTTTCTTAAAAAAAACACTATTTAATCAATACTTAAAAGATAAAAGATTTTATTTTTTTTTGTTGGGATTAACCATTTCTATTGGAGATTTAGAACTGGTTATATCTACTGTGGCTTTTCTTTGTCTAATGGTTATTAGCTATCAGATAAAATCTCAGTATTGGTTAAATTATATTCACCGATTTACTAAGCACTTAACCCCAGAAAATAAAAAACTATTCTACTCCATTGCCATTGCCAGTTTTTTCTCTTTAGGTAGCTATTTTTCTTTGAATATATGGACAGAAATTGACAATAAATGGTTAGCATTTGGGATTATTATTCAAACTATATTTAGTGGTGCAGGGCTAATATTTTTAGCCAACACTCTGATTAAAAATAAATCCCGAAATTTTAATGTAAATAATTTGTTTGAAAAAATAATTGAGCAGTTAAACGATTCTTCTCCTCTAAAAAGATTATGGGCTGTTAATCAAGTTATTTTACA is a window from the Cyanobacterium sp. Dongsha4 genome containing:
- the lspA gene encoding signal peptidase II, with protein sequence MKKNPIFWIVAIIALIIDQITKYLVVISFSEIGDTMPLWQGVFHFTYVQNTGAAFSFFQGGVGWLKWLSLIVSLGLMIFAWQEKLSKIEQFAYGFILAGALGNGVDRFLFGYVVDFLDFRLINFPVFNMADVCINIGIVLLIYATIKMSR
- the glyS gene encoding glycine--tRNA ligase subunit beta: MANFLLEIGTEELPADFVDSAIAQWDSKIKDNLKSEFLEPTEIKIYGTPRRLAVLIEGLAEKQPDREEEIKGPPVTAAFKDGKATPAAEGFARKQGVSIEDFQIRETEKGEFIFIQKKIMGEATKDILQRLVPQWITGLEGRRFMRWADDELRFPRPIRHLVALWDSEILPLELNLGTNVLRCDRISTGHRVLHPATVVINSAQDYVATLEKASVLVDVKTRYKKIEEEIKHLATLVKGKAEIYPDLLTEVTNLVEYPTPVLGKFEAEFLQLPSEVITTVMVTHQRYFPIKDEKGELMPYFITISNGDPTKSDIIATGNAKVIRARLADAQFFYQADCDEHLETYLPELENVTFQEDLGTMHDKVNRIIGICQQISEQLGLNELQKSEVESTASLCKADLVTQMVYEFPELQGIMGEKYALKSGESPTVAKGIFEHYLPRNAGDIMPETLNGQIVGIGDRIDTIVGIIGLGMMPTGSSDPFALRRSANAIINITWHGNLEINLKELLTQACEDFVTSHPDKKSPLNAIQEFFTQRIHTLLQDELNIDYDLVNSVLGDNDSEYITRALTNLLDIRNRALFLQEIRNNGLLSQIYETVNRSTKLAVKGSLKTNELEINQVINPEYFESNSEQDLYQALQKLAPISQEAKRESNYQLLIDGLLEINPIISNFFDGENSVLVMAEDERIKTNRLNLLGLLRNYSRVLADFGAIVK